The following are encoded together in the Lathyrus oleraceus cultivar Zhongwan6 chromosome 3, CAAS_Psat_ZW6_1.0, whole genome shotgun sequence genome:
- the LOC127125863 gene encoding adenylate kinase 1, chloroplastic, whose protein sequence is MAAITRFVKRTTPFYSLARGFSSTNSHAPPRENRNIQWVFLGCPGVGKGTYASRLCNLLGVPHIATGDLVRHELSSKGPLSSKLSEIVNQGQLVSDEIIINLLSKRLADGQAKGESGFILDGFPRTINQAEILEGVTDIDLVVNLKIREEVLLAKCLGRRTCSQCGGNFNVASINIKGENGCPGMSMAPLLPPEHCMSKLITRSDDTEPIVKERLRVYNELSQPVEGFYRSRGKLLEFELPGGIPESWPKLLQALNLDDYEEKQSVAA, encoded by the exons ATGGCAGCCATAACCCGCTTCGTGAAACGCACAACACCCTTTTATTCCTTAGCGCGTGGATTCTCTTCCACTAATTCTCACGCGCCTCCGCGTGAAAATAGGAATATTCAATGGGTTTTCTTGGGTTGTCCCGGCGTCGGTAAAGGCACCTACGCCAGCCGTCTCTGTAACCTCCTCGGCGTCCCGCACATCGCCACCGGTGATCTCGTTCGTCATGAGCTTTCCTCCAAGGGCCCCCTTTCTTCAAAG CTATCAGAAATTGTAAATCAGGGTCAATTAGTGTCGGATGAAATCATTATAAACTTGTTGTCAAAGAGACTGGCTGATGGGCAAGCTAAAGGCGAATCAGGTTTCATTCTTGACGGTTTTCCTCGAACAATAAACCAAGCA GAAATATTGGAAGGGGTGACTGACATTGACTTGGTGGTCAATCTGAAGATCCGAGAAGAAGTACTGCTTGCAAAATGCCTTGGTAGGAGAACTTGCAGTCAGTGTGGAGGAAATTTTAACGTTGCTTCCATTAATATCAAGGGTGAGAATGGTTGTCCTGGAATGAGTATGGCTCCACTTCTTCCTCCTGAGCATTGTATGTCTAAGCTCATTACTCGTTCTGATGATACTGAACCCATAGTCAAAGAAAGGCTTCGTGTATACAATGAATTG AGTCAACCTGTGGAGGGGTTTTACCGTAGCAGAGGAAAACTATTAGAGTTTGAGCTTCCAGGAGGGATCCCGGAATCTTGGCCAAAGTTGCTGCAAGCGCTTAATCTAGATGATTATGAAGAGAAGCAGTCTGTGGCAGCATAA
- the LOC127125864 gene encoding WRKY transcription factor 44 gives MDVDEVERVVVAKPVASRPNCSTFKSFSELLAGAINAAPPIASSSQTTTSAIRPKTVRFKPTLNLPPSQADVFRGELSNSSDMDPKPDTNQSLIYKPMAKFVSQTTVSLLANMGICSTSQLQPQQSMEANLQNLNHDKFRSNKSSNFHQNITTLPTETHQATEPCKTAQQNMEEDQKALTSSTANTDKPSYDGYNWRKYGQKQVKGSEYPRSYYKCTHPNCPVKKKVERSFDGEIAEIVYKGEHCHGKPQLLKRNAGATQGPGMVSDGMVQDTLWSNNNNNQNEGRIENHVKASHPNDPTYENSFGLSGDCEEGSKGFEADEDDPRSKRRKNENQSNEAAVSEEGLVEPRIVMQNSADSEILGDGFRWRKYGQKVVKGNPYPRSYYRCTHIKCNVRKHVERAIDDPKSFVTTYEGKHNHEIPLKNTTTVASSEKDSLSKDKPY, from the exons ATGGATGTTGACGAAGTAGAAAGAGTAGTTGTTGCAAAACCAGTTGCTTCAAGGCCAAATTGTTCTACTTTCAAATCTTTCTCAGAGCTTCTAGCAGGTGCTATCAATGCCGCTCCTCCAATTGCATCTTCTTCTCAAACTACAACTTCTGCAATTAGACCAAAGACAGTCAGGTTCAAGCCAACATTGAATCTCCCCCCTTCTCAG GCTGATGTTTTTAGAGGTGAACTTAGCAATTCTTCTGACATGGATCCTAAACCTGACACCAATCAGTCTCTCATATACAAGCCAATGGCGAAATTTGTGTCACAGACTACTGTCTCTCTCTTGGCAAACATG GGAATCTGTAGCACTAGCCAGCTACAACCACAGCAATCAATGGAGGCCAATCTACAGAATCTAAACCATGACAAATTTAGATCTAACAAAAGCTCAAATTTTCATCAGAACATTACTACCCTACCTACAGAAACACACCAGGCCACTGAACCTTGTAAGACGGCGCAACAGAACATGGAGGAAGACCAAAAAGCTTTAACATCATCCACAGCGAATACGGATAAACCTTCATATGATGGATATAACTGGAGAAAATACGGACAGAAGCAAGTAAAAGGAAGCGAGTATCCTCGAAGTTATTACAAGTGCACACATCCTAACTGTCCAGTTAAGAAGAAAGTTGAAAGATCATTTGATGGCGAGATTGCTGAAATTGTTTACAAAGGCGAACACTGCCATGGAAAGCCGCAACTTCTAAAGCGCAATGCGGGAGCGACACAAGGACCGGGAATGGTTTCTGACGGAATGGTTCAAGATACATTGTGgagtaataataataataatcagAATGAAGGAAGAATAGAGAATCATGTCAAAGCTTCACATCCTAATGATCCTACTTATGAAAATTCTTTTGGTTTAAGTGGGGATTGTGAGGAAGGAAGCAAAGGATTTGAGGCAGATGAAGATGATCCTAGAAGTAAAAGAAG GAAAAATGAGAATCAATCGAACGAAGCGGCAGTATCAGAAGAAGGTCTAGTAGAGCCACGGATCGTGATGCAAAATTCTGCGGATTCTGAAATCCTTGGAGACGGCTTTCGCTGGAGGAAATACGGACAGAAGGTGGTGAAGGGAAATCCATATCCCAG AAGTTACTATAGATGTACTCATATAAAGTGCAATGTTCGCAAGCACGTCGAGAGAGCAATCGATGATCCAAAATCATTTGTGACTACATATGAAGGAAAGCACAACCATGAGATACCACTCAAGAACACAACAACTGTGGCATCATCCGAAAAGGATTCTCTTAGTAAAGATAAACCATATTGA